The genomic interval ATCTAGAAAGTAAAATATGTATTCTAAATTGATCATTCCAAAAACCATATTTTCACCTTTTAGTTTACGTTCACGctaaagttttttttctttagttctactttttttgaaaattaaatttgattttgttaaaTTTACTATGGATGACGACTTCTAACAAggatattaaaaaaagttgacATATTTTTGGTATAGATAATCTTCTAATACAATCTATAATAAATGTATGCAACAGCATAGCTCTTCTTTTAACTGATGCGCAGTTGATAATACACAATCGATTTCACAACTTCTTCATCTAGTTTTGATCATTTTCTTCTACATATACATCAATTCAATTAATAACACCATGAATCTATGAAAtacaaaaattcattaaaaaaataaaaacaaacacCTTTCTGGATTATGCTCTTCAAAACAGCTTTTTGAAATATGATTCTGGAacacaaaatctaaaaatattttctaaaaaggCTAGTCAGGAAAATTGTTCCGAAAATATAATCTGAAAAGATTTTCTAGAATTCCAAAttcaaaattgtattttggAATATCAAATCCATAATACAATCTAAACCTAAATCCCTCAACTTCTATTCCGAATTCTATTTTCCACAATAACTCTgcaattcaaaattcaaaagaaaaaaaaaaacccaaaaactcTCTTTTTAAATAGGGCAgttttgtcatttcatataaCTGATAGGATGCAGATTTAAATTTATTGGGTTCAGTAAGCAAAAGCTTTTTTATGAAGTAAATACATTAAACTCTCAAATTAATGTAGgaacttttttattaaatttggtAGCGTTGAGGAACTAGAAAAATGTCGATTTTGGCATCACTCATTGTTCAAATAGTTACTAGATATGGTAAAACTAATGAGCATGCCAACTTAACATTATTTGGTTTCCATTCTTTCTTGCTTCCCTTCCACCTGAATTCCAATGAGTTTGTTCCAAAAATCTCTTAAACCAAAAAAGAAAATCCTCCAGCAACTTTAGGTTTTTAAAGTCATTCAAAAAAGTTGAACTCGTTTGATCCAACGCGGCTTTACATTCACTAAATTTTGTACATCAAAAAGAAGACATCCTCTGTTCTTGAGGTCAAACAAAATTGTGGAGACAGACAAAAGTTTGAGAAACTCAAACTGACAAAAAAATCACATTCAGTGATCAATAAGCATCTCTAGGATTCTAGAAGGAATTTAATATCTTTTATGCCCACGCCCTTTGATCCCATCTCAGATGGTTCTTCCGTGGACAGTTCTTTCCTCCTTTCCTGCAACACCAATAGTTTCTCTTCAATGCTGTTTTTAGCAATGAATCGAACGATCTTCACGGGCTGTTTCTGTCCAATGCGGTGGACACGATCCATTGCCTGTTCCTCAACTGCATGGTTCCACCATGGCTCCATAAAGTAGAGTCTAGAGGCAGCTGTGAGATTTATACCTGCACTTGAAGCCCTGAGGCTTGCCAGCAGAACAGTTGGGCCATCACTTTTTCCCACTTGAAACTGCTCAATAACATTGGCTCTGTGTCTAGCATTCATTGACCCATCAAGACGCAAAGTCTTGAAACCAGCTGCATTCAGAGGCTCTTCAAGTAACAAAAGCAACTTTCGAAATTGTGAAAATACAACTGACTTTACAGCTGGATGCTGGTCCCTTGATTCATTCAGAAATTTCATCAGGGTAGAAACCTTGGACGATAATGGTGTTTCTGATGCTGAGCTCGGTTCAGCACTGTTTGTCTCTGGCTGGGGAGGGGGTGAGAACAAGTCAGATTCCAAGAGTTTTCGCCGGCAAAGAGGACAACCACTTCTCGTTTCTAGAGATCTCAGGATACAGTCACGGCAGAAAATGTGAGCACAACGTGTGATCACAATTTCCATTGGAGAAGATAAACAAATTGGACATTCAAAATCTTCACCTTCTTGCAGCTGCGCAAGTAATGTTTGCAGCAATTCAGGATTATAAGAAACAACTGCTTCTCCTGTTCGTAAAATAAAACCTTATGTCAGACATCCTTCATAACTCACCTcaataaatatacataaaatcAAGTTTCACTGAGTCTAAGCAAAGATCCATCTCTAGTGATTACAAAGATATGTTTTTAATGACATAATAAGAGTCCTTTCTTTTAGCAGGAATACTTCCTTTCCATTTGAATGAAGCTACAAGGGAGTCATTCATCATCTAGATCTCTCAGACACAAAGAGTAAAAGAAGGGACAAAATTTCCCAAGTTGGTCCACCATTCATCAAATAAATTACTGCCTTCCCATTAGTAATTTAGTATTATCCCCATTTCCCTAGGCAGCTTTCAGATCATAATACCAAATATTAATCCTAAACAATTCACAAAAACATTTATTTGGACATATGATTAACTAAATTCCAAACAATTTCACATATTTGGACATAGGATCACACTCAATTTGAGAAAATCAAATGGTGAAGAATGAAATAAACATAATCTTCCATTTCTGACTACGTGTAGGCCATTGCTTAAAATGAAATATCTTGCCAACAAGCATGTAACTCAATTGGCATTGGTACAAAGTCCTTTACGACTTGGAAGAGATGAGAGAATTGGAAGTTTGATCCTCCATCATGGTCCACATCCTTCTCCCCTCCCCAAGAACTTGCCTTTCCATTATGCAAATATTAAAAAGGATTTCAATTAAGCAGCTACACAATTGAAGTTGAGGAAGGTACTTTTCCACACCCCAATAAGACAATAACAAATCTTTACAAGAGAGGTACATAAATTATTTCACCACATAAAGCTGAAATATTTCATTCATATAATTGCTTGCAAACAATGCTTCGAGAATCAGAACTTCATACAGCTGCAATATTCCATTTACAGGAACAGCAATTTATAAATGTATTGTCAAAAGGCCGCAAAACACTCGACCTCCCAATTCCAACCCCGCAAAACTCCCAATTCTTTGAAATTGAATGAGAACAATATCTCATAagtataatgtttttttaaaaaattaaaaattcaggCTGAAGCAACTATGGCACTGAAAGAGAAAGCATGAGAAACCTAACTAAACCATTGATTGGGAAAATTATACCTTCATTATTTGTAATGCTGCGTTGTGAGTGAAATTTACACAATTTCAAATCAACACAGATTTGGCGAAGTCTTAGAATACTACTTAGCATCTCAGTATACTGGGAAAGTTGACTATCATCATAGATAAAACTTCTTCTCAACAATGcctttgttttctctttctccCGATCATACAGCTGACGTTCTTCCATAGAAAGCTCAACATAACAAATCTCAACGGTTTTAGGTGGCAGACACACCAATGCCATATCTTTTGTTCTGCGCAAAGCAATTGCTTCCATCAAAACCTACAAAATAAACCAGAAAAAACGTAACCTTACACAAAAATATAAGACAGAAAAATAGAATAAGAATAATTATTAATCATCATTAAAATTAAGCACAATAAATTCAACTCCATTTCAGTATAACACGGCTGCAGATAAACTAAATAAAGACAACACTAATGTTACACTGCAGTTTATGCCCACTTGCAATGGCAACCCCCAATCATATTGTGAGAAAAACAACTAACCATACATTGTGTTATCGTGTTACCTGCAATCTGGTGAGCCCTTTATCTAAGCCCTGATTAAGAGGGCGTTGCACAAACGCTCTCCAATGTGCTCGTACCGAAAACGGACTAAACCGCAAAAAGAGCatgaaagaaaacaaatcaaTGCAACCAGTTTGAATCGGTGTCCCTGTGACTGCCCATCTGTACTTACCTTTTAAGTTGCAAACTGCCTTACTGAGTTTGGCCGTGAAATTCTTGATGGTGTGTGCTTCGTCCAATATAATTCTCCGCCACTCCATTTGCTTTGCCGGCATCTCCTCCGGTTCATTAGACAGAGTAGAGTAAGTAGTCAACACCAAATCATACTTCTTAAGCTCCTCAGTATCATGTGTCCTTTTTTCCCCGTAATACATGTAAGTCGTCAATCCACCAGGCACTGTGTGATCCTCCAATTGCGTTATCCATGCCGACATAACAGAAGGAGGACACACCACCAGCGTTGCATTTGTTCTCACTTCGCTTTCAAGGGAGCACTCACCTTCATTCCTGCGTCGCTTCTCTAAAGAAACCGACTTTCTGTCCGTTCTCCATTTTTTAGAGACACCCATTTGGCTCCTTTTATCAAAAGCAATCAGAGAAAGCAAAGTTAAGGTCTTTCCTAACCCCATCCCATCGGCGACGATGCCACCTCGCAAAGGGTCAGGCCTTCTATTGGTTTGATAACCGGTTAAGATATTTACGAATAAGCCATTGTTTTCTTCCCAAAAGGGTGGCAGGTCATCAGCTTTTTCTTTGCGAACGAGCCACGCGAGACCCTCCTTCTGGTGAGGGAGAAGCTCGGTTCTGATGATGCTCCTGGGAGGCTCCAAGATAAAGATGGCTCGGTTCTTGTTGGTGAGGTTGCTGTTCACAAGGTCAAAAATGGCGTCGACGGTCATGTACTTCTTCTCCGCCTTGGTAGCCTTAACGGCGGCGGAGTCAGAGAGGGTGAAGGAGGCTTCGGACTCGGTGATGAGTTTGCGGGAAGAACGGGAGACGGCGTCTTTGACGGCATCAAAGGCGGGGAGGCGGGCGAAGATGTGGATTTGGCAGAGAATTCGCCAGCTTTTGCGGGCGTCGGGTACGATGGCTTCGACGGTGATGATGTCGTCATCGATGAGAGGGGAGAGGATGGCGGCGACGGGGCGTTCAATGTAGCCGATGGTGTGACCGTAGATGTTGGTGACGATGATGGCGTTGGCGTCGTGAATGTTGTAGGGCTCACGGATAAGGAGGAAGACGGAGCGGCCGCAGACGGTGGCCGAATAGTTCTGTACGCCGACGATGTAAGCCTCCATGAAACCGAGAAGGAATTTGTCTGAATGCATTCTTGGGTTCTTGGGGTTTGCATTCACCCGTTGGGGTTTTCGTTTCTTGATTTTGAATTCAAGAGCTATTTAAACACCAACACACTTCTCCACATGTGTATGTGGCACTTTGCTGCTGTTGATGCACTAAGTTCAAGAATCATAGATCAAAATTCAGGAACCAAATCGACATaaacaatcataaaaaaatttaattatcataAAGATAAAGTGATATGTAatcacataattaattatatgaatttattttactcaataaagaaatagttttttaatatttatatgatatttttaaattaattttaaaatatattaaatttattattatatatatatataatataaataatttttatataatcgAGTATATATTAAGTTTGTAAccaatataattgattatataatatagaaaaataaaataatattaaataatataaaaaataaaaatattaaatgttagATAAATTTatgcaataaaatatttaataatattattaataaaattaataataattactaatatatgtttactttaaaaaatatttatagaaaaaattattaaaaatactcttatatattttttctattttatattattaccAACATCCCAGTTAGCTTAGACAAGGTTGTGTCTCTTGCAATAAAGAACCGAAATGGGCCTTGTTTGtacattttgaaaaaagaaCCTCAAGGAATGGCCCATTTATATCTTACATATAGAGATTTCTTTTTGTACCCCATATTGTCCTTCTGCATCccactaaatatgaaaattcttattttatttttaaaaaattactttcatATTTGACTTTCCATATTTtttagtaatcatattattaaaaaattactttcttTTTGACAATATAAAAGTTATTTGACTTTCAGATTTATTGTGTAATCtacaaacaattttatttttggattataaaatttagatgttttatttaattttttgattGTACAATCTCAAATTTTTTTGATTGTACAATCTAAAAACCTTTTTAGTTTTCAGATTACAcagtttttttaacttttaaaaattgtaccatctataatattttagataaataaaGGCAATGGAGAAGGAAGTAGTGGGAAGAATGAGAGTGAGAAAGGATAATTTGATGCACATGGAAAGAAAGTATGAGAGTGTAGAAAGAAATGACTTTTACATCTAAGCTGCTTTTAATTGTTAATTAACATATGCTTTTGCTATACCTACACCCCTATGATTACTACTGCACCTCATATCAACtacaaaaaactaaaataacacACTCCACTACTTTTGTTACTATTTTTGTTACTTATCAATGTTGTTACCACtgtctcttcttcttctccattGCACCCTAGTTATTTAATGCACTATttaagaggaagaagaagaaaaagagagagtaaaagaggaagaagaagagaaagagagagagtaAAACGATgagtttaatataattttttttttaacaaattttttataattataaatatttaaatactaactctcttcttcttctccattGCACCCTCGTTATTTAGTGTACTATttgagaggaagaagaagaatagaGAAAGAGTAAACTGATgagtttaatataaaatttatttttaacaaattttttataattataaatattaattatttgttgtctaataattttcatatatcaACAGTGTcagataatttatatttattttaactgagatattcataaaaaatatattttaattcgGATAGGTTTTATGCACAAATAAAccatttatatttaatttcaattaatttttgtgaaaaaaacaaaattttactcttatatttttatcaattaaattgGTTAGGCACGCATTTATGAATTAATTTtcctttaatttattaaaatttattacattTCCAAACTTCCAGTAAACATATTTTACAattaagaatattaaaattttattttttatttaaataaattaaaatttattttaattgaaacaTAAATTTTTCTAACTATTTTTCATGATTCTATAATTTAGAAACAATGTTGTAATTACCaacaaataaaatgtaaaaataaataattatatatatttttcaattatttttaaacagaaggaaaatttgtaatattacttttcaattaattaaaaagaattaaaaaatttacacaTCACATCTCTAAAAAAACTTCCATCAATTTTTTCTCCACTTCTCACTCTAATTATCTTTATTCAAACAATTCTTCTCTCAATTTTCCTGTTAAATCAATCATTTCGCAAACTGTGAAATTATTCTCCAATTCAAACAAAccattacttttttttcatgGTGACACTTTTTATTGAGGAAAGAAAAGTGTAAAGTAAAAAAGTAAAacataaataagaaataaagtagacataaatattattcataCATATATAGAACAAAAGTTAATTATTTGAttggataaataaaataagtaaaaactaattgtgattattttatttatttttcttataatttattttattatttttttaatttaatcattattattttatgaataattaaataaacaaattaataaaatttaaataaatatatatacaattttataaaatatagtattaaagaaattatttaattgttaaaaaagaaattattaagttattttaaaataaagaaatttattaaattatttatttattaaattaataaataaattagtttttatttattaaagagtAAAGTTGTTCAATTAAAAGATTGCACCAAATAATTTTACCAAATGATGGATATCTTTATATAATGATTATATACATTACTAttactactactactactattattattattattattattattgttattattattattattattattaagtttaattaaatttcatgTTCCTCATAATTTTGGTTACCCTTAATTaacctttcaaatttctttggTTAGAGTAATTAAAgcttttataattttcaattgattttttttcatttaattcttTAGTTTACTTGGTAACATTATTGTTATCTCTTCATGTCATCTTACTTATCTATCTCcccatattaatttttttttgaagttttgTAGTTAATATAAAACGATATTGTGGTTAATATAAAATGAcaagtgatttttatttttattgtattatctTAAATTCGTACAGTCAGATAACTAGTATGTTGAGATAGATAGATGCTATTTGGGTGAACTCCTTGTTTGGTTATTAAGGAGATCGTTCTAACATATGACGTGGCTCGGTCTCCCTGACCGAGCTGACCGAGGCACACACTGACGTGGCTTGGCCTCTTCGACCGAGTTGGCCGAGACACCACGCACGACCATGCCGACCGACACATAtaaccattaacgctcaaaccaaggtcagtgaagctaaactaccattaagaattaggtaatgcaaccataagtgtgatccattccactaatcaggcccaatgaggtaagcccattaaaataatataaataacacacattccAGGGAGCAATGTACGTCATTATTACTGTATACCTACCAGAGTATCGAACaccctttactgacttgagcgtcagagtgccttctgcaggtacctccCCCATTTGGCATTCACCCGAGACCGAGAGCCGAAGGAGCAACACGAAGGCGAGAAGGATCCTAGTGAAGCCCTAGCAatctgcccgaccgaaggaggaAGACGAATACTTCAATAGTTCTTTAGGTCCCATCTGCCCAGTAGGAataattggcgcccaccgtggggccgagagaAACTAGCTGAAGAGAGAAAGTAGATGGTCTCAACTAGAAGCATGGAAAGGATGAATGATGCCGACCAGGCAATGATGCTGCTGTCTTTGCAGAGAGATTGCCGAGAAGAAGAGGAGGACAGAGGAAGTTGTCCAGAAAAATGAACAAGAGACGCAAGCTCTCCGAAGGGAGAATAGAGAGATGATGAAGAAGGTGATGGAGGTAGGACCGTCCACTAGACTGACCAATGTTGTCGGCAGGTCCTTCGCCTCTCCTCCCAATCCTAGACCGGTGGAGGAGACAAGAGACAAGATTCTCACCCACGAGATGGAGGGAGATTCCTTTCTCAACAGGTCGGCTAGGACGACCATCACCACAGACTCAGCCCGCCGACACCTGTTCACCAACACTATCATTGAAGTCCCACTACCAGACaagtggaagggtttcaaccgaGACCGGTATGACGGGTCtaccgacccggacgagcatatTGATGCATACACCACCCATACGAGTCTCTACACCTCGGACGATGTAGTGTTGTGCCGAGTGTTTCTACATCGCTGAAGGGAGCAACCCTCAGCTGGTTTACCAAGCTCTCATCCAACTCCATTGATAGCTTTGCCACACTCGTGACAAAGTTCGAGACTCAGTTTGCCACTAGCAGACCACATCACCTGACCTCCATCGCCCTGGTAGGCATCCGCTAGGAGAAGGGAGAATCGCTGAGAACCTTTGCTGATAGGTTCAACAAAGTGGCAATGAGCATCCGGAACTTCAGCCCGGACGTTGTCATGCATCACATGCTGACAGGCCTACGCCCAGGGCCTTTTGCTGATAACTTGTGCATGCAGCCGACCGACAACCTGGACGAGCTGAGGAAGAGAGCTACTAAATATATGTAGCTGGAAGAACTCAAGGAGTTCCATAACCAAGCCCGTGCCGAGGCTACTGGAGAGAAGTGTAAGaaagtatggctttaaactagaggggggggggggaggtgaatggtttaaagagggttttcacaaacttttaactctagaatgaaattacttcgagaaaacttgattcataattcagtttgccaaaaacacaaagcaatttagcacagcaccagaaaaacaatcggttgtttataccagttcacaaatataaactgaaaataaagagttcaagggatatAGAGATTGTACACATAGAGTTATactggaagaagaagaagaagaagaagaagaagaagaagaagaagaagaagaagaagaagaagaagaagaagaagaagaagaagaagaagaagaagaagaagaagaagaagaagaagaagaagaagaagtagtAGGTCACTCAGTTATCAGAGCACTGGGCGAGATATCGTTCGATTATCAGACAACTCACACAAAGAAAGCACAGTGTGTCGACACTGTtgggaccactatttataggGCCCAAGGACATCGGAACGCAAAACGTAAAAATGATCTCAAACGTTAGATCTCCCAGATCCAACGATCCACAATGACTCTCGCCCAAAAAACCCCTCATTAATGCAGGTCACGTCACGCCGCCTGAGGTCACATCACACCTCGGGAAGCCTAATAGTCACGCACCTAAGGGGAGACCGACCGACACCTACCATTAAAGACTCATCGGATGTGTCCATCCTCGAGCCTGGGGCAACTGTACTGGTATGGCCGACCAACA from Phaseolus vulgaris cultivar G19833 chromosome 1, P. vulgaris v2.0, whole genome shotgun sequence carries:
- the LOC137813914 gene encoding putative SWI/SNF-related matrix-associated actin-dependent regulator of chromatin subfamily A member 3-like 1, yielding MHSDKFLLGFMEAYIVGVQNYSATVCGRSVFLLIREPYNIHDANAIIVTNIYGHTIGYIERPVAAILSPLIDDDIITVEAIVPDARKSWRILCQIHIFARLPAFDAVKDAVSRSSRKLITESEASFTLSDSAAVKATKAEKKYMTVDAIFDLVNSNLTNKNRAIFILEPPRSIIRTELLPHQKEGLAWLVRKEKADDLPPFWEENNGLFVNILTGYQTNRRPDPLRGGIVADGMGLGKTLTLLSLIAFDKRSQMGVSKKWRTDRKSVSLEKRRRNEGECSLESEVRTNATLVVCPPSVMSAWITQLEDHTVPGGLTTYMYYGEKRTHDTEELKKYDLVLTTYSTLSNEPEEMPAKQMEWRRIILDEAHTIKNFTAKLSKAVCNLKGKYRWAVTGTPIQTGCIDLFSFMLFLRFSPFSVRAHWRAFVQRPLNQGLDKGLTRLQVLMEAIALRRTKDMALVCLPPKTVEICYVELSMEERQLYDREKEKTKALLRRSFIYDDSQLSQYTEMLSSILRLRQICVDLKLCKFHSQRSITNNEGEAVVSYNPELLQTLLAQLQEGEDFECPICLSSPMEIVITRCAHIFCRDCILRSLETRSGCPLCRRKLLESDLFSPPPQPETNSAEPSSASETPLSSKVSTLMKFLNESRDQHPAVKSVVFSQFRKLLLLLEEPLNAAGFKTLRLDGSMNARHRANVIEQFQVGKSDGPTVLLASLRASSAGINLTAASRLYFMEPWWNHAVEEQAMDRVHRIGQKQPVKIVRFIAKNSIEEKLLVLQERRKELSTEEPSEMGSKGVGIKDIKFLLES